The following coding sequences lie in one Gadus macrocephalus chromosome 1, ASM3116895v1 genomic window:
- the LOC132455725 gene encoding uncharacterized protein LOC132455725 isoform X2 has protein sequence MNSKRVVDAVGIRVGGAPKHGDFSCRGDFSVVCDASVAAVENGLLPAVFTRKTDMGSVLYTLVVDSGSVAEGRKSNGLSSGGEMLQGMEKVALSGPKDQREAGSTGILKRASPTHCPSHCPTIHRQLPDGLMLLDIRNPGKRVELANGFHVAAHGQMVTPAEGQSLPSSYIPVPRHRPYVCVCVFAFVSRGA, from the exons ATGAATTCCAAACGTGTTGTGGACGCGGTGGGAATAAGGGTCGGCGGAGCGCCGAAACACGGCGATTTCAGCTGCCGCGGAGACTTCTCGGTGGTGTGCGACGCGAGTGTCGCCGCGGTTGAGAACGGTCTCCTGCCGGCGGTGTTCACCCGCAAGACCGACATGGGATCCGTGCTGTACACACTGGTAGTGGACAGTGGTTCTGTGGCAGAGGGAAGAAAATCCAATGGATTGTCTTCGGGAGGAGAAATGTTGCAGGGCATGGAGAAA GTTGCTCTGAGTGGCCCGAAGGACCAAAGAGAAGCCGGTTCCACGGGGATCCTGAAGAGGGCCAGCCCCACTCACTGCCCAAGCCACTGCCCCACCATACACAGGCAGCTGCCAGACGGACTCATGCTCCTGGACATCAGGAACCCAGGGAAACGGGTGGAACTGGCCAACGGTTTCCACGTGGCGGCTCACGGGCAGATGGTGACCCCTGCGGAGGGCCAGTCGCTTCCCTCGTCCTACATCCCTGTCCCCAGGCACAG
- the LOC132455725 gene encoding uncharacterized protein LOC132455725 isoform X3, with protein sequence MNSKRVVDAVGIRVGGAPKHGDFSCRGDFSVVCDASVAAVENGLLPAVFTRKTDMGSVLYTLVVDSGSVAEGRKSNGLSSGGEMLQGMEKVALSGPKDQREAGSTGILKRASPTHCPSHCPTIHRQLPDGLMLLDIRNPGKRVELANGFHVAAHGQMVTPAEGQSLPSSYIPVPRHSPRGEQPEGV encoded by the exons ATGAATTCCAAACGTGTTGTGGACGCGGTGGGAATAAGGGTCGGCGGAGCGCCGAAACACGGCGATTTCAGCTGCCGCGGAGACTTCTCGGTGGTGTGCGACGCGAGTGTCGCCGCGGTTGAGAACGGTCTCCTGCCGGCGGTGTTCACCCGCAAGACCGACATGGGATCCGTGCTGTACACACTGGTAGTGGACAGTGGTTCTGTGGCAGAGGGAAGAAAATCCAATGGATTGTCTTCGGGAGGAGAAATGTTGCAGGGCATGGAGAAA GTTGCTCTGAGTGGCCCGAAGGACCAAAGAGAAGCCGGTTCCACGGGGATCCTGAAGAGGGCCAGCCCCACTCACTGCCCAAGCCACTGCCCCACCATACACAGGCAGCTGCCAGACGGACTCATGCTCCTGGACATCAGGAACCCAGGGAAACGGGTGGAACTGGCCAACGGTTTCCACGTGGCGGCTCACGGGCAGATGGTGACCCCTGCGGAGGGCCAGTCGCTTCCCTCGTCCTACATCCCTGTCCCCAGGCACAG